The following are encoded together in the Populus trichocarpa isolate Nisqually-1 chromosome 5, P.trichocarpa_v4.1, whole genome shotgun sequence genome:
- the LOC7479137 gene encoding E3 ubiquitin-protein ligase SIRP1: MAIWIKYSSCVNFKPQENHQESQRHMIIGQPLHEEDSMLRVLFSLYKFYFLGNLTGGSMFTTRPVKINSKETCIPITSSLVDDHDQEFKEILTVMGVPGRKQSKILRKMASLARSKGTFSGVFMEVELLVGTYQEITEADIARAERGSMDIEAGQIPATKSSIDALERVVFDGSSSTRDCTVCMEGIEAGSEATRMPCSHVYHSDCIVQWLRTSYSCPLCRYHMPGEL, translated from the coding sequence ATGGCTATTTGGATCAAATACAGTTCTTGTGTAAACTTTAAACCACAAGAAAATCATCAAGAATCACAACGACACATGATCATTGGCCAGCCCCTGCACGAGGAAGATTCGATGTTGCGTGTTTTATTCTCGCTGTATAAGTTTTACTTCCTTGGTAACTTAACTGGTGGATCGATGTTCACAACAAGACCGGTGAAAATCAACAGCAAAGAGACTTGCATCCCTATCACCAGTTCATTGGTTGATGATCATGATCAAGAATTTAAAGAGATCTTGACAGTGATGGGAGTCCCTGGAAGGAAGCAATCGAAGATACTAAGAAAGATGGCATCGCTTGCCCGTAGCAAGGGTACTTTTAGTGGCGTCTTCATGGAGGTTGAATTATTGGTGGGGACCTATCAGGAAATTACAGAAGCTGATATTGCTAGAGCTGAGAGGGGGTCAATGGATATTGAAGCTGGACAAATCCCGGCCACCAAGTCCTCTATTGATGCATTGGAAAGAGTGGTTTTCGACGGTTCATCGTCAACGAGAGACTGTACTGTTTGTATGGAAGGAATTGAAGCAGGGAGTGAAGCAACTCGGATGCCGTGCTCGCATGTTTATCATTCAGATTGCATTGTTCAGTGGTTGCGGACTAGTTACTCGTGTCCTCTTTGCCGCTATCATATGCCCGGTGAGTTATGA